Within the Pieris napi chromosome 10, ilPieNapi1.2, whole genome shotgun sequence genome, the region GTGTAGTACTGGTAGTTGTCGTAAAGACGAGTCGAGAGCGAGTTGAGTGCGTCACTCACGAGTCGATCGACGAGTTGTCGAAGTTGGGGCTCCGTTCGACCCACGTGGAATCGGGAACGGAAGTTCGACACGGAGCTGCTGCTGCGAAGACAGGCTAACTGACCACCTGGAATGGACAGAAGCAagaatagtataagatcccgatatacaacgaccttcaccgagatgcttatttaatgaaacgtattttatatttaatttaatatgtcaataaatataatccatatgggttgcctagcaaatttcagtccagagtatgtttaaataatatttaaaacaaaaaaaaaatttataatttgcatgtagtaaatttttttcaatcaatatttttaatcagggtagtattatatatgtatcactataactttcttttttactaaagatgtacatatatatactttagtgtcacataaataattaattgattaaaaacaacctaacgtttgcatattctatgggcttcatactttcgattggtatagaatttatctaataatcataccggtgaaatgttgattttttttttttttaaatattaattaaaatactctggactgaaatttgctaggcaacccatatggattatatttattgacatattaaattaaatataaaatacgtttcattaaataagcatctcggtgaaggtcgttgtatatcgggatcttagacaaGAACTCTTATAAGGACACCACAGAATTATAGAGATTTACAAACTATGACTTAGCACTAATTTGATTGTGAatacacacattacacatgtgtgatggtaataaataaatcagtggcgctacaacctctttagctctaggcctcagatttctgaatctgtttcatgatcatttttaaatcaaataggcaagtaggtgatcagcctcctgtgcctgacacacaccgtcgactttttgggtcggtttccacacgatgttttccttcaccgttcgagtaaatgtcaaatgcgcacatagaaagtccagtggtgcacagccgaggatcgaacctacgacctcaggtacgagagccactaggccaacactgcgtGTGATGGTAatgtgtatatttaaaaacattttttttttgttttttttttattataattattattattttgtgggtTTCTATGTGTGTCTTTCGTTATTAATAAACGTTCTGtgtatgtctatgtctatgaatacaatttcctcacgatgttacCCTTCATTACCGTTTGAGCTTGTGTTATCAGCTCTTTGATCGACCAGGGTTGAGATTCTCACTGTTATATCACTAAGCTAAGCCAACTGCTAGAGCAGtgttgtgtaaataataatataaaaatgtggtATTTGGAATATTGTAATACCAACTTTGTGGCATCGAAAAGCACTCATAACGTTGAGTTATGTATTTGtgttttcaatattatatataccttagggagcgttcaagtattacgtaacgcaatttttggagattattgaccccccccccccccccccccccccatgaactcgccgtaacgttacAGTAACGCCGATACAGTACTGTATCCAAgtctagtaaaacgtttcgtgaccacctagtgactctttagttactattatgtggtgtaagtagaaaataatattaacaatattaacaataacgcgtaattcaatgcccgccccgcatcgtaacgttttacaaaaggaccttcccccctcccaaaattcattacgtaatacttgaacgctcccttatttaagataaatattcttttaaattaatttctacaggttaaatttagatttagtATAAACTCTAAGTCTTACTCATTCTCATGGTGTCGACAAGATGCAATATCTGGTCGCAATGCTTCCTCGCCGCAATTAATCCACGCAGAATCAGAATCTTGAAATACGCGAACATATCTGAATTCTCGCCGTCCATTACTTCGACGAATTCTGGTGTCAgctgaaaaaaattgtatttagaaTTAATAGGTCTAATCTGAAGTTTTAGAATGCAAACAGCGAGTACAAAAATCGTTAAAGGTATTGGCCAATCACAACGTTCCTTTGAGTCGACGTACGAAGCTCTGATTGGCTGATGATGACGGTCGATGTTATTGGGGCAATTTTTCTCTCCGAATATTGTAGCAGACCTTATAAGTCAATTATTGTCTATTCTCGCaatgtataatgtaaaattacattagGTTATACATTGCGAGAATAGAAAACTCCATGGGAATTACACTATGTTCAATTGTTATTACCCATTTAGCAGCTAAAATCACTTAGTATAATGTATTACtaggttaaaataaaacatttgacaTATTATACTGACTTTTAATTCCGCAGAATTtagacatttcataagtgttgctactaaaaaaagTCCTCCACCGAAAAAGAGacaaattttttatgttttacatacaaaaaggtaaatctaaatatttacttactcaatgacctaatacaaaaataacaattattacaatatatcgaattatcTTTAATTACCAGGTTtagttaactttaattacctttaaaaaaaatgttatatttacttGGGTggtttttactgtttgtgatgaaacAGGACGTAATCACCACACACCattaaaccacttttaatgtggagcaccgcacttaataaaatagatacattaactaataataacatGTATGTATAACTCAGATGTTCAGattcgtattgaaattgaaaaatgtgcccggccaaaaaggtttgctatcactgaaatgtcaaataaggatagctgtcagaattctgcgggattaaaaatcatagtatagtagattttttcactttcaataaaaaatacgatATAAGGATACAAAACCTTCCTTTACATGTGTCTtaatacagattttttaaaaaggaattCCGTAATTACCTTAAATGGCGAACTCTCGAATCCCAAATTTTTCGGTGAGATGGAGAATATAAAGCCAAAATCAATGTGGATTATGTGTCCAGCGCTGTCCAGTAAAATGTTGCCATTATGTCtggaaaaaagttaaataattaaaatagaagGCATCCATATCCACAGCGAACATATTACTATCTACTAACATTTAGCAAGTAAATACGAACATTCGAAATTGCACTTAAGGATATGAAATcaaaaaggctttattattattatttaaaataaatcgacTTTAGATTATTTGGATTTTACATCTCCCATTTCAACAGGCCGAAGTGAAATATGCAcaacaaaaaagtataataaatacttttacggacttaaaaaaagattatCATAGACTGTATTGATTATAGGTGACATAGGCTCCAAGCACGCGTGCTGTATTTcgtaaatatatgtatgtttgtccACATTTCTCGGGACTAGATGAGAGATGATCGTTTGATTATATCAGTTTAGAATTTAGGGTCAGACTAACGGTCTAAGTCTGTAACAAAATCTGTACTTttgatatatatgtatatttattcatttttgagcagtgttggcagtGACTTCAGCATACGATTCtcttccctgaggtcgtatgttcgatccccggctgtgcattaatggactttctatgtgcgcatttaacattccctCGAACAGTGAAagtaaacatcgtgaggaaaccggcttgccttagacccaaaaagtcaacggattatatatacatacttttatTACGTTCTCGTCCTAAAATGAATGATAAAAAGAttattcaatctaataggcaagtaggagacacgccgttgactttttgggtctaaggcaagccggtttcctcacgatgttttctattatggtaaataataaatgatatcgtttatttaaaaaaaaaatcggttgtctgtaaagtcggtttactgacaatagttgaacgtgacaacgtcataagaaaatactgatggaatggttgcatttttcaaaagattttttttgttttgtttgataaacattttgtattatagagaaggaggtaaatggaaatcacaattaaatttacatttatttgtacgcataaatacaattatgtcaaatcgtgcctctttgtcgctcgttctgcgctctcgcttgcacttcaagccttaaatggaacgcctcagaggtaacgccgcatgagtcatgtattttcgtgcgtgcagtcggctccatcgaattataagacgttgtcacgtcaaaaatgcCTTCAAATCAGTGTTTAATGTTTACCTGTCCTTAAGCTGCAGAAGGTAGCTGGTGAGGGCGTAGGCAGCGGCCGAGTGCACGAAGTTCCTTTGCGCTCGGAGGAATCCTTCGCTGGTCCCGGGACCGTGCTCCAGCTCTAGCCAAGCCCGAAGCGTCTTCCCCGATTGCTTTTTTATCTGGTGTAGCGATACCGAGTTCAGTAcctgttgaaaaaaaatgtggTTTCATTCACCCTCCTAAGGTACATGACGGTATAAGGATATAACTATATAGAATAGGAATTCATGTTAAAAGGTTGCCTGAAAGAGCTCGTAAATGCGGTAAAGCCGCCCGTTGCTGTATTTATTCGTCATACGTGGTAGAAGTAAAACCTTcaaaaattttgataaagGTAATGAGacgaatgttattttaatttttaagtataatagcaattattaattttgataaaaaacaaaaatattaaaagttttatacttaataatgtataaattagtaattttttcaCTATCTAAATGTAGTATTagacttttctttaaattaattttgataaaaactaaaataattaaattttgaaagtCGCTAAaaactcatttaaataaaatactgttttgaccggattgaagttatgtattattataaatttacaactacatttacatttttgacattGAGTCACTATTTACAAACTTACCACTAAATGACTGCCTAGATATCATTGCAAAAAGACTTAGAGAACAGAACATGTCACCAGATTATgtagatattgtaaaacacTGTCTCACATCAGGATACTTAATGTGGAAAGATGAGTTCTATGTGCAGGTTGATGGAGTAGCCATGGGTTCTCCAGTGTCACCTATAGTCGCTGACATCTTCATGGAGGACTTTGAGGAGAGAGCTCTGGCCAATGCCCCGGTTAAACCTCGACTGTACAAGAGATATGTCGATGACACATTTGTAGTACTCCccaatgacaaaatatctgcatttctagcacatttaaattcaatacacaagaacattaaatttactgttgaacaagaaaacaacaaccgtctgccctttttagacattttaattatacgcaaagcagatggcacactaggtcacacaatacacaggaaggcaacccacacagataggtacctcaatggtgaatcccaccaccacccttcacaactgctttctgtcggtaaatgtttgtttcagagagcccaacgtctttgtgatgatacccacctcgaggaggaactacagcatgtcaaacaggtgctacaccgaaacaagctgcgcatcccccggctacatcacaaaaacaaaaacaagacacaaacagttccccgccagccagcctacttgccatatgtaaagggagttacagatagaattagccggatcctaaaacgagcttctattcatacaattttcaagccgcacaagaagattcagcaattcctaagaccaatcaaaagtaacaccccattgcaagatgcaggtatatacaaactggattgcgactgtggcctgtcttacatagggcaaactaaacgcaatatgtccagcagactcaaagaacacattgcagacataagacatagacgacacacaaaatcagcagtctgtgaacacatactagataggcctaatcactacatacgctttgaccaaccgaaagtacttgcgaaagagaaaagattcttcccaagattggtacgcgaagccattgaaatcaaaaaacaccccaatttcaatagagaagacggcctaaaattgtcaaacacctgggatccaataatatccaaattaaaatctcaaaaagaaacacaatccgcgaaaatagaggacaccgtgagccatttttgccaaaaccctccatcttttagtcgataccaactccggggaaataaatacagataattcaactttctctgcagctgtgatactttttgacattcaacatcttttgtcttcagtcaccgtgaccacgcacgctgtaaagcacgcgaaacgtcggataaatttaaaattatgttaaatagttgtaaatttataataatacataacttcaatccggtcaaaacagtattttatttagtcgctaaaaaattgaaaaattgcatttaattttataattgaatgaaattaatttattattaaatttttttgcacatctatgtttatttttaattaagatcaAATACACacttatttaaagtttatacaatgTATAATGTTgcctatctcattttctccctcgttaaatcttataaatttaagtgtcgtttctttttactgtcgctctTTTCACTTCAACAACGATCAAGAAACAAGAAGCAAGAACGCAGAGTTTCTTATAGTAACTCACCGGCTGTATGAGTCCAGACTCCTTATCGAGGCAAATGATTTCATAGGGCCGTAACGTCAACGGGACTCTCTCGAGATCCCACACGGCTTGAAGTCGGCGTAAGAGCTGCGCCGCCAACATCTCTTGACGTAAGTCGTCACCCACCTgggaaaattgatttttattaaacgtcgcaaaaaaaaaattatgtaaaataattataagtttataataatacatagcttgaatccgttaaaaaagtgttttgatggcctcgtatgtccagagaaccaaatattacaggaaacgaaaaaaatgtttcatttcgtcaaaatattataatgtgtttttgttaaaaatatttgtacgtAACGTATACGTCTTCATTCAGTGTAAAATTATTCACCTTAACAATGCATCCAAGAAGCCTCCATCCAGCCAAGTAGCCGTATGGAGACGAAGATCGCATTCTAGCCAATTTGCTCTCCCAAGATTCCTgcaaatacaaacaaaatatttatttatacacgaatatgataactttaaaatttgtccaaaaatcaaattaacaaAAGATTAAGATAATTACActtcgaataaaaataataataaataacatataatgAAACTAATGAGGTAACATTAAACCTTTTAACTTTAAACGGTTAAACCTACttagtttttgaagtcggTAAAAAAACTAAGCCGTAAAGAGAAAGTTTTCCGTAAGGAAATAGGATAGGAGATATTTATTGTGTGTTAAAATTTCTCAATGGATAGAAAGATAGAGACAGAAGTCTATTCGTAAAAAGGGAGGAGTTCTCCGTAATGTATAGATTAATTGAACTTATTAACAGTAATTAATAAGTTCTATTACGAATTACatgtcatttattttactattactaAAAGGTGACGTACGCAAAGCTGTGCTATGACAGAGAGacagagagagagagagggAGAAAGAAAGATACTTTCTCTATGAGAAGAATGTTCACCAACCTTAAGGGCCACAGCTGACGGATCAGCAGGGTCATGTTTGAAGGTATTCGGCGGAGCAGCGGCAGTCGCGTCAGCCAAACGACGCCTCACATCACCAGCACCCACGGCCATTGACTCACGAGATCCGCATGAGGAGGTCGACTGTATGGACGTCACTGATAACACTGACAGCTGGAACAAATTCATGGGCTTTAGAGTTaggaagcgttcaagtattacgtaacgaatttggggggggcgggggtccttttgtaaaacgttacgatgcggggcgggtattgaattacgcgttattgttaatattattttcgactttctagtactttacaccacgaaacgttttactatacttgacTTAGTgttacatgggggggtcaataatctccaaaaattgcgtgacgtaatacttgaacgctcccttagtcTTTTGACCAgataatgataaattattttattcatttctttgttttaatttgatgATTCAATGTTTGGTACAAACTTAACAAACTGCTAGGTAAGTATTGACGTAAATTAATGTGTGTAATTTGACCGAGTCTTTGGGTCAtatccggctcgaaggaccaagtattactaaaataataaacatactcTGATAATTTGAATACTATTTCCtaatatagtttaattattgtgaTCAAATTAATcggaatattaatttttatagcattctctataatgtaataacccagtatatataataaatggtaCTGTCATTAGATGGTGTTACAGTAAATCTTTACGTAATAGGTTTTTCATGAAATATGTTTCGTGCAACTTGTGTTGAGGCAAGTGTGGTCCAAGATTGTGATATcgtttatatacatatgtcaGTAATGTGaagattgaattaaaattcttGAAACTGCTTTAATACCTGGGAAACACAATCAGGCGCCGGTGCTCTCGTATGATACTGCGTGCTTAGTTCGTCATCATCATGGCTCCAGCAATCGCTATTATCAACGTCATCCATCGCCGAGTACATCGAAAGCACTGGCCACTCTGGCACTAAGTTCTCTTCGCTTTTCGTGTGACGTATTGGTGGCGAGTGGGGGGCAGGTGGCGCGGGTGGTAAAAGGCGAGGGGGCAATGGCTCGTGCCCTTCCGTCTCGAGTACTTCTACGTACATTATGTAGGGTGCCTGGAAAGTAACAAACTTTATTAATCTACTGCGTCTATGATTAAACTAGTTTTGTCTAGAGAAGGGACAAGTTCTCATAACCGTCGAGGATGTATGGAGtgtcatgaaagtggatgaagcgagagaggTATAGATGTCAGGAGACATAcctctctcgcttcatccactATCAAGTGGTCACTGCCTACCCCTTtgggaaaaatatttatcataatatcgAACGAAATGTAAGAGTTGATTGAAATTTGACCATAATTTTGATAGCTCTGTTAATATCACGAAAATTTCAAGTatctgaaaatataaatgttgcaATTCTACCCAATACTACAAAACCactagtaaattttaaaacgaaataaatGTCCACACAAAAAAACAAGCATAAAAAATGTAGAACATTTTCATTGAATATTGTTTCTGCCAATCCCCAATTATCCGTCACACAGTTTAAATTGATGGCCTTTAGTTCGTCCCTTaactaaaactattataataatctatacagaataacaatttaaatgtcAGTACCTTGTCCTTGCTATTAAGCACTGCTGCAGCATGAGGCGGTATCCTAAGCACGCAGTGTGGCTTCTTATGCAGTGGCAGCCAAACTCGGGCCGGTAGGTTAAGGTCGAGAGTGGCCAGTTCAGCGCGAAGTCGGCCATTCCTTCTCTCTTTGTCTGCTACGCTTGCGAGACGACGACCTATGTTTGTAAGGGCCGTCAGgaactgaaaaataaattataacttaagtgagaatagttttataatatttttcaataccaCCAAATAAACTGTAAAAGAACTTGTACGAAATAAAACTACAACAATGACATGTATGCCTTACTTAGGTGATGAGATCCTAGCACCGGTAGAAATAATACTATTATCAgttgcgctacaacctctttaggtctgggcctcagatttctgaatctatttcatgatcatttttaaatctaataggtaagtaggtgatcagccttctatgtcagacacacgctgtcgactttttgggtctaaggcaagtcggtttcctcacgatgttttccttcaccgttcgagcaaatgttaaatgcgcacatagaaagtccattggtgcacagccggggatcgaacctacgaccaacACTACtcctacataaataataacttagtgttataattaaattattacatcaCTTCCCCGTACAATATAATGTGTGCAATTTCAGCGTATTTGTTTGCCAAATCttttgtcacattaaaaagaaTTGACGCATGCGGAGAAGCGAAAACTTATCAATTCTATATTCGAATTTGAATCATCAGAACGTTGAAAGATTACAAAAACCAaatctattttgaattaacCCTGAACATTAACTTTACGCGAATTCATAGGAAATTAATGAGgcttacaaatattttgtcacgTTTCACTTTACAGCTTGCATGGTTGGTGTTGgttgaataatataattatgtattttacagaataaaatcaaaactaaGAGACTCAATACATGTACTATATTAGCaagatataaaaagaaattcaaagccctcgttagacggaaattaatcaataaagcgttttataaatttgaggaacaCTTAAAttatcctaatccttgggattgatttgctccagttcaaacaatttgtatgacaatacttggcgattaaaaagattggcggaaagtttcttaccagttcttcttatccgctctacgcccttgacttgcgaactggtagtaaatgtaaatttacaattaatttaacttaacaattcaaaagtgtacttggttatccacttgaataaagatattttgagtttgagtttatatgCGAGATCAttcataaatacaaataacattCAATGAATATTCGCAGAGACTAAATCAAAGGTGACGCAATGTTTAAATTAGCTGACCTCAACAATCAACAACTGTTTCGTGGGAAAAGTGGAAAGCGTGGGTTTGCTACTGAGAACatcttcaaatatattttatataactcatttgtttttttaagtataacgAAATACtccaaaaaattatatcactTATATTACGCTAGCCCTTATTTCTAGCCTCTAATTCTCTCgcgcaattattatttatgtagaaTACATATTGCgcttttattatctttttatatataattctaccgcacgtgtgtatgtcactgaactcgtcttaaacggctggaccgatttgaatgaattttttgtatgcgtttgggtggcgccctggatggtttggattcacaaatcagcccggcagatgactctgcagtcggtatctagattatttatcaatactgCAACAACTACAAGTCTCGAATAGCTTAAGTTtcctaattatatttatcgCTTGCAATAttatgcaggacaacgtctgtcgggtccgcttgtgtatttataaaatgtaaagttagaagcatttcatatacatttctctttgacgttcataagtgtacattgtgttacctatatgattaaatgtttttttttaaatatttctctgTGTACGTTTTTAGTTCTAATAAAGGTTAAAGGttg harbors:
- the LOC125053366 gene encoding phosphatidylinositol 4-kinase beta isoform X1; amino-acid sequence: MLEDVPIHGSRLDASNKPPTHQRNLSLDFRHVTGASGPPAGCGHQRNRSLDSVLQRIPEDMTPTSPEGPARFQGDMGRIAPRLALPPEIPAGSDDSGIHTPPDGNDEERPTPAAARSRESLDSGNPEDTDKPPDPPDTAVEAPATVSAIDTANHKDFLLRLFESKLFDMSMAISYLFNSKEPGVQTYLANKLFSFPHEDVDFYLPQLATMYIELGEVAELLRPYLVHRCKQSADFSLRLAWLLTAFGGDVKRSRATKLRDSILAEEIRPAARRGHHRSQSDASALRLATPSGRHLGDLASGRAFDNGCLCGEQCSCGAPRLTPQTQFLTALTNIGRRLASVADKERRNGRLRAELATLDLNLPARVWLPLHKKPHCVLRIPPHAAAVLNSKDKAPYIMYVEVLETEGHEPLPPRLLPPAPPAPHSPPIRHTKSEENLVPEWPVLSMYSAMDDVDNSDCWSHDDDELSTQYHTRAPAPDCVSQLSVLSVTSIQSTSSCGSRESMAVGAGDVRRRLADATAAAPPNTFKHDPADPSAVALKESWESKLARMRSSSPYGYLAGWRLLGCIVKVGDDLRQEMLAAQLLRRLQAVWDLERVPLTLRPYEIICLDKESGLIQPVLNSVSLHQIKKQSGKTLRAWLELEHGPGTSEGFLRAQRNFVHSAAAYALTSYLLQLKDRHNGNILLDSAGHIIHIDFGFIFSISPKNLGFESSPFKLTPEFVEVMDGENSDMFAYFKILILRGLIAARKHCDQILHLVDTMRMSGQLACLRSSSSVSNFRSRFHVGRTEPQLRQLVDRLVSDALNSLSTRLYDNYQYYTNGIL
- the LOC125053366 gene encoding phosphatidylinositol 4-kinase beta isoform X2; this translates as MVKKIIVVGIRHYEDPFYKSLDSKYRHVTGASGPPAGCGHQRNRSLDSVLQRIPEDMTPTSPEGPARFQGDMGRIAPRLALPPEIPAGSDDSGIHTPPDGNDEERPTPAAARSRESLDSGNPEDTDKPPDPPDTAVEAPATVSAIDTANHKDFLLRLFESKLFDMSMAISYLFNSKEPGVQTYLANKLFSFPHEDVDFYLPQLATMYIELGEVAELLRPYLVHRCKQSADFSLRLAWLLTAFGGDVKRSRATKLRDSILAEEIRPAARRGHHRSQSDASALRLATPSGRHLGDLASGRAFDNGCLCGEQCSCGAPRLTPQTQFLTALTNIGRRLASVADKERRNGRLRAELATLDLNLPARVWLPLHKKPHCVLRIPPHAAAVLNSKDKAPYIMYVEVLETEGHEPLPPRLLPPAPPAPHSPPIRHTKSEENLVPEWPVLSMYSAMDDVDNSDCWSHDDDELSTQYHTRAPAPDCVSQLSVLSVTSIQSTSSCGSRESMAVGAGDVRRRLADATAAAPPNTFKHDPADPSAVALKESWESKLARMRSSSPYGYLAGWRLLGCIVKVGDDLRQEMLAAQLLRRLQAVWDLERVPLTLRPYEIICLDKESGLIQPVLNSVSLHQIKKQSGKTLRAWLELEHGPGTSEGFLRAQRNFVHSAAAYALTSYLLQLKDRHNGNILLDSAGHIIHIDFGFIFSISPKNLGFESSPFKLTPEFVEVMDGENSDMFAYFKILILRGLIAARKHCDQILHLVDTMRMSGQLACLRSSSSVSNFRSRFHVGRTEPQLRQLVDRLVSDALNSLSTRLYDNYQYYTNGIL